One window of the Salvia miltiorrhiza cultivar Shanhuang (shh) chromosome 6, IMPLAD_Smil_shh, whole genome shotgun sequence genome contains the following:
- the LOC130989597 gene encoding pentatricopeptide repeat-containing protein At5g15340, mitochondrial, producing MRWPIPPTTASALARHCRGLIRSCAQRSDIAGGHKLHAAAVTTGLLTLPQLFVGNVVMQMYAASGDLSSARKVFDEIPLTFKDAVDWTTLIECCSHGGAALDALTLFVAMRRQGVRIDDIAMVSLFGTCTKVGNSVFGIQGHACMMKMGLDFSVKARNAAMDMYVKCGLMDDARKMFDETPERNVVSWTVLLWGVTKWEGLEKGKKLFDEMPERNEIAWTIMIARHVENGLIREAFDLLAEMVFSYGLRLDSSSSLCSILSSCTQSGSVAMGRWLHSYALRATTDASTDVKFGTALLDMYAKCGRIDTAVRVFESMETKNVVTWNAMLGGLAMHGKGAKVLTMFDQMLEQMKPNDVTFTAVLAACSHSGLVDEGRRLFHTLEGMYELRPSMENYACMVDLLGRSGRLQEAEAVIRGMPMRPNEVVLGSLLGACSVHRAHDVAERLLKDLTRMYPHSTEHHVLLSNMYALSGKTARADAFRKDLRQRGIRKVPGMSTMYVDGQIHLFAAGERDHPRMKEVYMKLEEVIGRLKMGGYVADTSSQIAHGGGGDEDEEKERALLCHSEKLAVCFGLMSTKAGTPLCIFKNLRICGDCHSAMKMVSKIYDRVITIRDRNRFHTFKNGSCSCSDYW from the coding sequence atgAGATGGCCAATTCCGCCCACCACCGCCTCTGCACTGGCTCGCCATTGCAGGGGCCTCATAAGATCATGCGCTCAACGCTCAGATATTGCTGGCGGCCACAAGCTGCACGCCGCCGCCGTCACTACGGGCCTCCTCACCCTCCCCCAACTATTCGTCGGCAACGTCGTCATGCAAATGTACGCTGCCTCTGGAGATTTATCGTCTGCACGCAAGGTGTTCGACGAAATTCCTCTGACGTTTAAAGACGCCGTAGACTGGACCACGCTCATTGAGTGTTGCAGCCACGGCGGCGCGGCGCTGGATGCGCTGACCTTGTTCGTTGCGATGCGGAGACAGGGCGTTCGGATCGACGACATCGCGATGGTTTCGTTGTTCGGTACTTGCACTAAGGTGGGGAACAGTGTGTTCGGGATCCAAGGGCATGCTTGCATGATGAAGATGGGTTTGGATTTCTCCGTCAAAGCGCGGAACGCTGCGATGGATATGTATGTGAAATGCGGGCTAATGGATGATGCGAGGAAGATGTTCGATGAAACGCCTGAAAGAAATGTGGTTTCGTGGACTGTGCTTTTGTGGGGTGTGACGAAATGGGAAGGGTTGGAGAAAGGGAAGAAACTGTTTGATGAAATGCCTGAGAGAAATGAGATTGCTTGGACCATAATGATCGCAAGGCACGTCGAGAATGGGCTAATTAGGGAGGCGTTTGATCTTCTTGCTGAAATGGTGTTCAGTTATGGACTCCGCTTGGATTCGAGTTCTTCCCTTTGCTCCATATTATCGTCTTGCACACAATCGGGGAGCGTTGCGATGGGTAGATGGCTGCACTCGTACGCCCTCAGGGCGACAACGGACGCATCAACGGATGTCAAATTTGGCACAGCTCTGCTCGACATGTATGCAAAATGTGGCCGTATCGACACTGCTGTTCGAGTCTTCGAGTCTATGGAGACGAAGAACGTGGTGACATGGAACGCGATGCTGGGTGGGTTGGCGATGCACGGGAAGGGCGCTAAGGTTCTCACCATGTTCGATCAGATGCTGGAACAGATGAAACCGAATGATGTGACTTTCACAGCTGTTTTAGCCGCTTGCAGCCACTCGGGGCTGGTTGACGAGGGCCGGAGATTGTTCCACACGCTTGAAGGCATGTATGAGCTTAGGCCATCGATGGAGAACTACGCGTGCATGGTGGATCTCTTGGGGCGATCAGGGCGTCTGCAGGAAGCAGAGGCCGTGATACGGGGCATGCCAATGAGGCCGAACGAGGTTGTGTTGGGGTCCTTGTTAGGCGCCTGCAGCGTGCACAGGGCACACGACGTGGCAGAGAGACTTCTCAAAGATCTCACCCGAATGTATCCACACAGCACGGAGCACCACGTCCTGCTCTCAAACATGTATGCTTTGTCGGGGAAGACGGCCAGAGCTGATGCCTTCCGGAAGGATCTGAGGCAGAGAGGGATCAGAAAAGTGCCCGGGATGAGCACAATGTATGTGGATGGACAGATTCACCTGTTTGCTGCAGGGGAGAGGGATCATCCGAGGATGAAGGAGGTGTATATGAAGCTGGAAGAGGTGATAGGGAGATTGAAAATGGGTGGTTATGTAGCGGATACAAGCTCCCAAATCGCGCACGGTGGCGGTGGAGACGAAGACGAAGAGAAGGAGCGAGCATTGCTGTGTCACAGTGAGAAATTGGCGGTGTGTTTTGGGCTGATGAGCACCAAAGCTGGTACGCCTCTTTGTATTTTCAAGAACTTGAGAATTTGTGGAGATTGCCATTCTGCGATGAAGATGGTCTCCAAGATTTATGATAGGGTGATTACTATTAGAGATCGAAACCGTTTCCACACTTTCAAAAATGGTTCTTGTTCTTGTTCTGATTATTGGTGA